A single Amphiura filiformis chromosome 8, Afil_fr2py, whole genome shotgun sequence DNA region contains:
- the LOC140159417 gene encoding solute carrier organic anion transporter family member 4A1-like → MADAAVLVPTSTDDPEVPNGIENPTYTPKDKEGEMTTSFSNGMSLSVQDPVKPKTDEEDAEDEAVQCGWLGWHPKCLRFLNSSKGWLLFISIFAVAQGMTVNGVIYVSTTTLERRFSLTSVKSGFISSCYDFAVMSVVVFVTYFGERGNKPKWLAFGALTFCMGSIVFTLPHFLTGLYNAEGNFFDTCNETRADPGGCDASDEPSLSKYYGVFIFAQVLHGLGAAPLYTLGLVYLDENTSPKTVAIYIAIFQACSTMGPAVGYLLGGMFLDIYTDFGKVDESELDITPASPLWVGAWWLGLIVSACITISIVIPFLGFPFHLPSYKKVSKERVSEAQKGSEFSARAGYGVESLKDFPRAAWTLIKNPTYMVLNMVSVTEWFMLASIAVFGPKYLESMFNMTAGNAALVAGILTTPSGLIGCLFGGWIVNRFKLKFRGMIKFCIGSLSIGFFMVLAFLMTCPNVPFAGVTVQYQNSSVELGNLTAPCNLNCQCETSFDPVCGSNDVMYFSACLAGCREEDDVSEDELQTYRECGCIGNGGTAELGRCKESCVYFIPFLLLLFLFITFTFFAVVPSITATLRCVSNSQRTFALGLQSLLYRGLGTVPGPVIFGAIIDKTCLVWEEDECDGARTCWMYDNADLSLYSFLMLAALRILSIIFLIGTLLTYKPSLDDVDGENDANKLTENNDSTTEESNRK, encoded by the exons ATGGCGGACGCCGCAGTATTAGTTCCAACGTCAACGGACGATCCCGAAGTTCCCAACGGCATTGAAAATCCTACTTATACTCCAAAAGACAAAGAAGGTGAAATGACAACGTCATTCAGCAATGGGATGTCACTGTCCGTACAAGATCCAGTGAAGCCCAAAACTGACGAAGAGGATGCTGAAGATGAGGCAGTGCAATGTGGATGGCTCGGTTGGCATCCAAAATGCCTTCGATTTCTCAACAGTTCAAAAGGCTGGCTTTTATTTATATCCATTTTTGCTGTCGCTCAAGGAATGACTGTGAATGGTGTCATATACGTTAGCACAACAACTTTAGAGCGCCGATTTAGTTTAACGAGTGTAAAAAGCGGTTTCATATCCAGTTGTTATGATTTTGCTGTAATGTCAGTTGTTGTATTTGTGACTTACTTCGGAGAAAGAGGAAATAAGCCAAAATGGCTGGCCTTTGGTGCTTTAACATTTTGTATGGGTTCTATAGTTTTTACGCTACCTCATTTTCTGACGGGACTTTATAATGCCGAGGGTAATTTCTTTGACACCTGCAATGAGACGCGTGCCGATCCCGGTGGATGTGACGCATCTGATGAGCCTAGTCTCAGCAAGTATTATGGAGTATTCATATTCGCTCAAGTTTTACATGGCTTAGGCGCTGCTCCATTATATACTCTTGGATTGGTGTATTTGGATGAGAACACAAGCCCAAAGACTGTAGCTATTTATATAG CTATCTTCCAGGCATGCTCAACCATGGGACCAGCTGTAGGATATCTTCTAGGTGGAATGTTTCTAGATATTTATACGGACTTTGGAAAGGTTGACGAAAGCGA ACTCGACATCACACCTGCGAGTCCTTTGTGGGTAGGCGCTTGGTGGCTTGGTCTTATTGTGAGTGCCTGTATTACTATATCGATAGTGATACCATTTTTGGGATTCCCTTTCCATCTACCAA gttataagAAGGTTTCAAAGGAGCGTGTCTCTGAAGCACAAAAAGGTTCCGAATTCAGCGCCCGAGCTGGATACGGCGTAGAAAGCCTCAAAGATTTTCCTCGTGCAGCTTGGACATTGATAAAGAATCCTACTTATATGGTACTCAACATGGTATCTGTGACAGAATGGTTTATGTTGGCATCTATAGCAGTATTTGGACCCAAGTATTTAGAATCTATGTTTAATATGACAGCAGGAAATGCAGCGCTTGTCGCTG GTATCTTAACAACTCCCTCGGGATTGATTGGCTGCTTGTTTGGTGGATGGATCGTGAACAGATTCAAACTCAAATTCCGTGGCATGATCAAGTTTTGTATTGGAAGTCTCTCCATAGGGTTCTTTATGGTTCTAGCCTTCTTGATGACGTGTCCAAACGTTCCTTTTGCCGGCGTAACGGTGCAATATCAAAATAG TTCCGTAGAATTAGGCAATCTGACTGCACCGTGCAATTTAAATTGTCAATGTGAGACTTCCTTTGATCCTGTTTGCGGCTCCAATGATGTCATGTACTTCTCTGCGTGTTTAGCAGGATGCAGAGAAGAGGACGATGTTTCCGAAGACGAGTTACAG ACATACCGCGAGTGTGGGTGCATAGGTAATGGTGGTACAGCTGAGCTCGGCAGATGCAAAGAATCCTGCgtgtattttataccatttctgCTTCTCCTGTTTTTGTTCATCACGTTCACATTTTTTGCTGTTGTTCCCTCGATTACAGCGACGCTAAG ATGTGTATCAAACTCTCAGCGTACATTTGCCCTTGGATTGCAGTCATTGTTGTATCGTGGTTTAG GTACCGTACCAGGTCCCGTGATCTTCGGTGCCATTATCGACAAGACATGTCTGGTATGGGAAGAAGACGAATGCGACGGCGCTAGGACATGTTGGATGTACGACAACGCAGATTTGTCCCTCTATAGTTTCCTGATGCTAGCTGCGCTGAGAATACTATCCATTATCTTCTTAATTGGAACTCTATTAACCTATAAACCCTCTCTTGATGATGTAGATGGAGAAAATGATGCGAACAAACTTACTGAAAACAACGATTCAACAACAGAGGAATCAAATAGAAAATAA